In Triticum aestivum cultivar Chinese Spring chromosome 5B, IWGSC CS RefSeq v2.1, whole genome shotgun sequence, the following proteins share a genomic window:
- the LOC123113843 gene encoding uncharacterized protein encodes MAAARVVACLLAAVMCLSCGAARSPEARMHRHLKRLNKPAVKSIESPDGDIIDCVHISHQPAFDHPFLKNHTIQMRPSYHPEGLYDESKANVASSGDGERPMVQLWHRNGRCAPGTVPVRRTKKDDLMRATSMRRYGRKHKPTVANPMSVDLAMLNEGGHQHAISYVQGEKYYGAKATINVWEPKIEQPNEFSLSQLWILGGSFGEDLNSIEAGWQVSPDLYGDNNTRLFTYWTSDAYQATGCYNMLCSGFVQINNEVAMGASIFPLSGYSGSQYDISILIWKDPKEGHWWMQFGKEYVLGYWPSFLFSYLADSASMIEWGGEVVNSQAEGVHTSTQMGSGHFPEEGFGKASYFKNIQVVDSTNNLKAPHGMGTFTEQSNCYDVQNGNNADWGSYFYYGGPGRSANCQ; translated from the exons ATGGCCGCTGCGCGCGTCGTCGCGTGCCTGCTGGCGGCGGTGATGTGCCTCTCGTGCGGGGCCGCGAGGTCGCCGGAGGCCCGGATGCACCGCCACCTCAAGCGCCTCAACAAGCCGGCCGTCAAGAGCATCGAG AGCCCCGACGGGGACATCATAGACTGCGTGCACATCTCGCACCAGCCGGCCTTCGACCACCCGTTCCTCAAGAACCACACCATCCAG ATGAGGCCGAGCTATCACCCGGAGGGCCTGTACGACGAGTCCAAGGCCAATGTGGcgtcctccggcgacggcgagaGGCCGATGGTTCAGCTCTGGCACCGGAACGGCAGGTGCGCACCGGGCACCGTCCCGGTTCGGAGGACCAAGAAGGACGACTTGATGCGCGCGACCTCGATGCGGCGCTACGGCAGGAAGCACAAGCCCACGGTGGCGAACCCGATGTCGGTCGATCTCGCCATGCTCAACGAGGGCGGCCATCAA CACGCGATATCGTACGTTCAGGGCGAGAAGTACTACGGCGCCAAGGCGACGATCAACGTGTGGGAGCCCAAGATCGAGCAGCCCAACGAGTTCAGCCTCTCCCAGCTGTGGATCTTGGGGGGCTCCTTCGGCGAGGACCTCAACAGCATCGAGGCTGGCTGGCAG GTTAGCCCGGACCTCTATGGGGACAACAACACAAGACTGTTCACCTACTGGACT aGTGATGCGTACCAGGCAACCGGGTGCTACAACATGCTGTGCTCAGGGTTCGTCCAGATCAACAACGAGGTGGCCATGGGGGCCAGCATCTTCCCCCTCTCGGGCTACTCCGGCTCGCAGTATGACATCAGTATACTCATCTGGAAG GATCCGAAGGAGGGTCACTGGTGGATGCAGTTTGGCAAGGAGTACGTGCTGGGTTACTGGCCGTCGTTCCTGTTCTCGTACCTGGCGGACAGCGCGTCGATGATCGAGTGGGGCGGGGAGGTGGTGAACTCGCAGGCGGAGGGGGTGCACACGTCGACGCAGATGGGCAGCGGGCACTTCCCGGAGGAAGGGTTCGGCAAGGCGAGCTACTTCAAGAACATCCAGGTGGTGGACAGCACCAACAACCTCAAGGCGCCGCATGGAATGGGCACCTTCACGGAGCAGTCCAACTGCTACGACGTGCAGAACGGCAACAACGCCGACTGGGGCTCCTACTTCTACTACGGCGGCCCCGGCCGGAGCGCCAACTGCCAGTGA